In Bradyrhizobium sp. G127, one genomic interval encodes:
- a CDS encoding DMT family protein, with translation MPTTMSPYLLPILMLLASNVFMTFAWYGHLKFKDHALPLVIMVSWGIAFFEYWLAVPANRWGSAVYSAAELKTMQEVITLVVFAGFSVLYLKEPLGWNHAIGFAFIAAGAFFIFHKWS, from the coding sequence ATGCCCACGACGATGTCGCCGTATCTGCTGCCGATTCTGATGCTGCTTGCCTCCAATGTCTTCATGACCTTTGCCTGGTACGGCCATCTGAAGTTCAAGGATCATGCGCTGCCGCTGGTCATCATGGTGAGCTGGGGCATTGCGTTCTTCGAGTACTGGCTGGCGGTGCCGGCGAACCGCTGGGGCAGCGCGGTTTACTCGGCGGCGGAGCTCAAGACGATGCAGGAGGTCATTACGCTGGTGGTGTTCGCCGGATTCTCGGTGCTGTACCTGAAGGAGCCGCTCGGCTGGAATCACGCCATCGGCTTCGCCTTCATCGCAGCCGGCGCGTTCTTCATTTTCCATAAATGGTCGTGA
- a CDS encoding helix-turn-helix domain-containing protein: MITSSQMRAARALLGLDQKTLAELSGVSLPTIQRMEASGGNVRGIVDSLTKVIDALNRAGVELIGDNARSDGGGRGVRLKEPALGRAEQG, encoded by the coding sequence TTGATTACGTCATCACAGATGCGGGCGGCGCGCGCGCTTCTTGGTCTCGACCAAAAGACGCTCGCCGAACTGTCCGGGGTGTCGCTTCCGACCATCCAGCGGATGGAAGCCAGCGGCGGCAACGTGCGCGGCATTGTGGATTCGCTGACCAAGGTCATCGATGCGCTGAACCGCGCGGGCGTCGAACTGATCGGCGACAACGCGAGAAGCGATGGCGGCGGCCGCGGTGTGCGGTTGAAGGAGCCTGCTCTGGGGCGGGCCGAACAGGGGTAG
- a CDS encoding cysteine-rich CWC family protein, whose translation MTDRPDNSLKLRTLNCSRCGTAFTCDLSGHCWCMDETAKLPMPLDGEDCLCQACLRAAAETVSK comes from the coding sequence ATGACGGATCGGCCCGACAATTCCCTGAAGCTGCGCACGCTGAATTGCTCGCGCTGCGGAACCGCGTTTACCTGCGACCTGTCCGGTCACTGCTGGTGTATGGATGAAACCGCGAAGCTGCCGATGCCCCTCGACGGCGAGGACTGCCTGTGCCAGGCGTGCCTGCGCGCAGCGGCTGAGACCGTATCGAAGTGA
- a CDS encoding DUF992 domain-containing protein, whose product MRFSSIAGVAFAALVASFATANAQQQGVRVGVLECRGGQNVGMVIASATTLECVFNGQGRRPEPYLAHVSRFGVDLGVTENTTFAWAVHAPTQRIGRGDLAGNYGGVGGNVSFGVGGGGNLLWGGSQNSFALQPLSLQGQTGVNVTGGVVGLDLEPVSYQRPYKKKRHHRRHRG is encoded by the coding sequence ATGCGTTTTTCCTCAATTGCCGGGGTCGCCTTCGCGGCCCTCGTCGCCTCCTTCGCCACGGCTAATGCGCAGCAGCAGGGTGTGCGCGTGGGCGTGCTCGAATGCCGCGGCGGCCAGAACGTGGGCATGGTGATCGCTTCCGCGACCACGCTTGAATGCGTCTTCAATGGCCAGGGCCGGCGGCCAGAGCCTTATCTGGCGCATGTGTCGCGTTTCGGCGTCGATCTCGGCGTCACCGAGAACACCACCTTCGCATGGGCCGTCCATGCGCCGACCCAGCGCATCGGCCGCGGCGACCTCGCCGGCAATTACGGCGGCGTCGGCGGCAACGTGTCGTTCGGTGTCGGCGGCGGCGGCAACCTGCTGTGGGGCGGTTCGCAGAACTCCTTCGCGCTTCAGCCTTTGAGCCTTCAGGGCCAGACCGGCGTGAACGTGACGGGCGGCGTTGTCGGCCTCGATCTGGAGCCGGTCAGCTATCAGCGCCCGTACAAGAAGAAGCGTCATCACCGCCGTCATCGCGGTTGA
- a CDS encoding DUF992 domain-containing protein, with protein sequence MRRFSTILSVAAAAIVATVAVAQSQSGSTQVGVLECRGGPNIGMIVGSVTNLGCVFRSQGRPDDLYTARITKVGVDLGITTETALSWAVFAPTVQFGPGDLSGNYAGVGASATVIAGVGSNALIGGSQNSFALQPLSVQGQTGLSVAGGVQSLELRPGRF encoded by the coding sequence ATGCGCCGCTTTTCGACCATCCTGTCCGTTGCCGCAGCCGCAATCGTTGCAACAGTTGCCGTTGCCCAGTCGCAGTCGGGTAGCACCCAGGTCGGCGTACTGGAATGCCGCGGCGGCCCGAATATCGGCATGATTGTCGGCTCGGTCACCAATCTCGGCTGCGTCTTCCGTTCGCAGGGCCGCCCAGACGATCTCTACACCGCGCGCATCACCAAGGTCGGCGTCGACCTCGGCATTACCACTGAGACCGCCTTGTCGTGGGCGGTGTTCGCGCCGACCGTGCAGTTCGGTCCGGGAGATCTGTCGGGCAACTACGCCGGTGTCGGCGCCAGCGCCACGGTGATCGCGGGTGTCGGCAGCAACGCGCTGATCGGGGGTTCGCAGAATTCCTTCGCGCTTCAGCCGCTCAGCGTGCAGGGCCAGACCGGTCTGAGCGTTGCAGGCGGCGTGCAGAGTCTGGAACTGCGCCCCGGTCGTTTCTGA
- a CDS encoding lysophospholipid acyltransferase family protein, with protein sequence MIRTLYVTVVMTSVGLLLLPFQVAGILLNNRLQRIVPILFHRAACAVIGVRITQVGERTRETPVLLLSNHASWLDIIVLGAVAPVVFVAKSEVAKWPVFGWLAKLQRTIFVERERRHKTGDAARAMGDRLQGGDVVVLFPEGTSSDGIRVLPFRSALIGAVHHTIGNSTHHDRVTVQPLSIAYVGYGGVPVGRALRDKVAWYGETELMPHLKGVFSSGAVDVTVSWGEAVPYGMTADRKQIARDAEAAVRRMTARALRSPTAQPSGTEKAAPAVPAFSQT encoded by the coding sequence ATGATCCGCACCCTTTACGTCACCGTCGTCATGACCTCCGTCGGTCTGTTGCTTCTGCCATTCCAGGTGGCCGGCATCCTGCTCAACAACCGGCTGCAGCGCATCGTCCCGATCCTGTTTCACCGGGCTGCCTGCGCCGTCATCGGCGTGCGGATTACGCAGGTCGGTGAACGCACCCGCGAAACGCCGGTGCTGCTGCTCTCCAATCATGCCTCGTGGCTCGACATCATCGTGCTCGGCGCCGTCGCGCCGGTAGTGTTCGTCGCCAAATCCGAAGTCGCGAAATGGCCGGTGTTCGGCTGGCTGGCAAAATTGCAGCGCACGATCTTCGTCGAGCGCGAACGCCGCCACAAAACCGGCGACGCCGCACGCGCCATGGGTGACCGCCTGCAGGGCGGCGACGTCGTCGTGCTGTTTCCGGAAGGCACATCGAGCGATGGCATTCGCGTTCTGCCGTTCCGCTCGGCCCTGATCGGTGCGGTGCATCATACAATCGGGAATTCGACGCATCACGATCGCGTCACCGTGCAGCCGCTGTCGATCGCTTATGTCGGTTATGGGGGCGTGCCGGTCGGCCGTGCGCTGCGCGACAAGGTGGCGTGGTACGGCGAGACCGAACTGATGCCGCATCTGAAAGGCGTGTTTTCGTCAGGCGCGGTGGACGTCACTGTGAGCTGGGGCGAGGCCGTCCCCTACGGCATGACCGCCGACCGCAAGCAGATCGCCCGCGACGCGGAAGCGGCGGTGCGGCGGATGACGGCGCGCGCTTTGCGCTCGCCAACAGCGCAGCCGTCAGGTACGGAGAAAGCGGCCCCGGCCGTTCCCGCATTCAGCCAGACCTGA
- a CDS encoding MBL fold metallo-hydrolase — MTTDLARRDFLKLSTAMGLAATGGFACMGVASAAPIQVPTIDKLSIRVLVDQQHDQFLKGSTVNGVVHEGPGGGRSADARNVLHNEWGLSLFLESQREQDVRNILLDFGYTSPAIINNIGLLKVDPAKINALIVSHGHIDHYGGLIGFLEKYRSVLPADVKLYAGGEDNFCHRVSRTSTGQYGEFGILDRKQITANKVQTILCETPTVIEGHAFTTGKIKRNSVEKILPNSFVDYTPASAGCDYSHYTAAELQGNFVPDEHVHEHATCFNIRGKGLVVISSCGHVGIVNSVRQAQEVSGVQKVHAIVGGFHLGPAPADYLKQIVGEIKALQPDVVIPMHCSGLNFLLEARAQMPDNVINISTGSRLLFSA, encoded by the coding sequence ATGACGACAGATCTGGCGCGGCGCGATTTCCTGAAACTCTCCACCGCGATGGGACTGGCCGCAACCGGCGGGTTCGCCTGCATGGGAGTTGCGAGCGCAGCGCCGATCCAGGTCCCGACGATCGACAAGCTGTCGATCCGGGTGCTGGTCGACCAACAGCATGACCAGTTCCTGAAGGGCAGCACGGTGAACGGCGTCGTTCACGAAGGCCCCGGCGGCGGACGCAGCGCCGATGCGCGCAACGTGCTTCACAACGAATGGGGCCTGTCGCTATTTCTGGAATCGCAGCGCGAACAGGACGTCCGCAATATCCTGCTGGACTTCGGCTACACCTCGCCCGCGATCATCAACAATATCGGCCTGCTCAAGGTCGATCCCGCCAAGATCAACGCATTGATCGTCAGCCACGGCCATATTGACCATTACGGCGGCCTGATTGGCTTCCTTGAAAAATATCGCAGCGTGCTGCCCGCGGACGTCAAATTGTATGCCGGCGGCGAGGACAACTTCTGTCACCGCGTCAGCCGGACCTCGACCGGACAGTACGGCGAATTCGGCATCCTCGACCGCAAGCAGATCACTGCGAACAAGGTGCAGACGATCCTGTGCGAGACGCCGACGGTGATCGAAGGACACGCCTTCACCACCGGCAAGATCAAGCGCAACAGCGTCGAGAAAATCCTGCCGAACAGCTTTGTCGACTACACCCCGGCAAGCGCGGGTTGCGATTACAGCCACTACACCGCCGCCGAACTGCAAGGCAATTTCGTTCCCGACGAACACGTCCACGAACATGCGACCTGTTTCAACATCCGCGGCAAGGGCCTCGTTGTCATCAGTTCCTGCGGTCACGTCGGCATCGTGAACTCGGTGCGGCAGGCGCAGGAAGTCTCCGGCGTGCAGAAGGTTCACGCCATCGTCGGCGGCTTCCATCTCGGACCGGCGCCCGCCGACTATCTCAAGCAGATCGTCGGGGAAATCAAAGCGCTCCAGCCGGACGTTGTCATCCCGATGCATTGCAGCGGGCTGAACTTCCTGCTCGAAGCGCGCGCGCAGATGCCGGACAACGTCATCAATATCTCGACCGGCAGCCGGCTGCTCTTCAGCGCGTGA
- a CDS encoding glutathione S-transferase family protein, whose product MYKLYSMQRSGNSYKVRLALALLNAPYNAIEVDILRGESRTPEFLARNPSGQVPLLEVAPDRYLAESNAILWYVAGGTSLAPEDRIDRAQALQWMFFEQHALEPSVGAAYFWLVLVRGGRDLQTHSLEDWMERGYAALRVMENHLKTHDFFAAGHLTVADIAMYGYTHVANQCDFDLSGYPSVKTWLKRVEQEPRFVPMSWQPAEIAAPDTVPGTETGLTAEA is encoded by the coding sequence ATGTACAAGCTCTACTCGATGCAGCGCTCCGGCAACAGCTACAAGGTCCGCCTTGCGCTGGCGCTGTTGAACGCGCCCTACAACGCCATCGAGGTGGACATCCTTCGCGGCGAGAGCCGCACACCGGAATTTCTCGCGCGCAATCCGAGCGGACAGGTGCCGCTGCTCGAGGTCGCGCCGGATCGTTATCTCGCCGAATCCAACGCGATCCTGTGGTATGTCGCGGGCGGAACGTCTCTCGCGCCGGAAGACCGCATCGATCGTGCGCAGGCGCTGCAATGGATGTTCTTCGAGCAGCACGCCTTGGAGCCAAGTGTCGGTGCGGCCTATTTCTGGCTGGTGCTGGTGCGCGGCGGCCGCGACCTGCAGACCCACTCGCTGGAAGACTGGATGGAGCGCGGCTACGCGGCGCTGCGGGTGATGGAAAATCACCTCAAGACCCATGACTTTTTCGCGGCCGGACATCTGACCGTCGCGGATATCGCGATGTACGGCTACACCCACGTCGCCAACCAGTGCGACTTCGACCTCTCCGGCTATCCGTCAGTGAAGACCTGGCTGAAACGCGTCGAGCAGGAGCCACGCTTCGTCCCGATGAGCTGGCAGCCAGCCGAGATTGCTGCGCCCGATACCGTGCCCGGAACCGAGACAGGCCTGACCGCCGAGGCGTGA
- a CDS encoding glutathione binding-like protein → MIDLYYWPTPNGHKITMFLEETGLKYSIHPINIGTGDQFKPEFLEFSPNNRMPAIIDQAPADGGAPVKIFESGAILIYLAEKTGKFLPADLRKRFDVIQWLMWQMGGLGPMAGQNHHFSAYAPEKIPYAIDRYVNETNRLYGVLNKRLADRDYVAGDYSIADMAAYPWIVPYERQGQKLEDFPHLKRWFDTIKAKPATVRAYELGPKVNSNLGKTFTDEQKKVLFGQTASVVKA, encoded by the coding sequence ATGATCGATCTCTATTACTGGCCGACGCCGAACGGCCACAAGATCACGATGTTTCTCGAAGAAACCGGCCTGAAATACAGCATCCATCCGATCAATATCGGGACCGGCGACCAGTTCAAGCCCGAGTTTCTGGAGTTCTCGCCGAACAACCGGATGCCCGCGATCATCGATCAGGCCCCCGCCGACGGCGGTGCACCGGTGAAGATTTTCGAGTCCGGCGCGATCCTGATCTATCTTGCGGAGAAGACCGGCAAGTTCTTGCCGGCCGATCTGCGCAAGCGTTTCGACGTGATTCAGTGGCTGATGTGGCAGATGGGCGGCCTTGGCCCGATGGCCGGGCAGAACCATCATTTCAGCGCCTATGCGCCGGAGAAAATTCCCTACGCCATCGATCGCTATGTCAACGAGACCAACCGTCTTTACGGTGTGCTCAACAAGCGTCTCGCGGATCGGGACTACGTCGCCGGGGATTATTCCATCGCCGACATGGCGGCGTATCCGTGGATCGTGCCGTATGAGCGGCAGGGCCAGAAGCTGGAAGATTTCCCGCATCTCAAGCGCTGGTTCGACACCATCAAGGCGAAGCCCGCCACTGTGCGCGCCTATGAACTCGGGCCGAAGGTCAATTCGAATCTGGGCAAGACCTTCACCGACGAGCAGAAGAAGGTGCTGTTCGGGCAGACTGCCTCCGTCGTGAAGGCCTGA
- a CDS encoding elongation factor G: MGQDSPRQDVSRQDNLRSPRGPRCIALVGPFQSGKTTLLEAILARTGAIPKAGTIEACNTVGDSSPEARHHRMSVGLTAATTTFMGDSYTFIDCPGSVEFAHDMRAALPAVDAAVIVCEADERKLPQLQLIMRELEDLRIPRFLFLNKIDKANKRIRETLATLQPASRTPLVLRQIPIWKGDLIAGFVDLALERAFVYREHMPSEVIDLDPGDLDREKEARLTMLEKLADHDDRLLEQLLEDIPPPRDAVFDDLASELREGQICPVLLGCATRENGVLRLMKALRHEAPGVATTAARLGIADEKAALAYVMKTTHLQHGGKLSLTRVLRGQIADGDTVQSLGGAGRVSGIVAPSLGADSKRTSAAAGDTVSLGKLDVVKTGDTLTTAKTAPAALVNVIPTAPVLATALSATDRKDDVKLGQALTRLTEEDPSLSVVHNALTHEMVLWGQGEMHLRVAVERLQDRFGVSVKQHAPPVGYQETIRKTITQRGRHKKQSGGHGQFGDVVLDVRPLPRGGGVVFREKIVGGAVPKNYIGAVEEGVGDGMMRGPLGFPVIDVEVTLTDGSYHSVDSSDQAFRTAARIGVTEALPQCLPVLLEPIHVVEIVCPSDATAKINSILSGRRGQILGFDTRDGWSGWDLVRAMMPEAEIGDLIVEVRSATAGAGAFTRQFDHMSEVTGRAADQIIAAHRAAA, translated from the coding sequence ATGGGACAAGACTCGCCAAGGCAAGACGTTTCAAGGCAAGACAACCTGAGAAGTCCCCGCGGTCCCCGGTGCATCGCACTGGTGGGCCCATTTCAGAGTGGCAAGACCACGTTACTGGAGGCAATCCTGGCCCGGACCGGGGCCATTCCCAAAGCAGGCACCATCGAGGCATGCAATACCGTCGGGGATTCATCTCCGGAGGCGCGCCATCACCGCATGAGCGTCGGCCTCACCGCCGCCACCACGACATTCATGGGCGACAGCTACACGTTCATCGATTGCCCGGGCTCCGTCGAATTCGCACACGACATGCGCGCCGCGTTGCCGGCGGTCGATGCAGCCGTCATCGTCTGCGAGGCCGACGAGCGCAAGCTGCCGCAGTTGCAACTCATCATGCGTGAGCTGGAAGACTTGCGGATTCCGCGATTTCTGTTTCTCAACAAGATCGACAAGGCCAACAAGCGCATCCGCGAAACGCTGGCGACCCTGCAACCGGCGTCGCGCACGCCGCTGGTGCTGCGCCAGATTCCGATCTGGAAGGGCGACCTTATCGCCGGTTTCGTCGATCTCGCGCTGGAGCGCGCCTTCGTTTACCGCGAGCACATGCCGTCGGAAGTAATCGATCTCGATCCCGGCGATCTCGATCGCGAGAAAGAAGCGCGCCTCACCATGCTGGAGAAACTCGCCGATCACGACGACCGTTTGCTCGAACAGCTTCTCGAAGACATTCCGCCGCCGCGCGATGCGGTGTTCGACGATCTCGCCAGCGAACTGCGCGAGGGCCAGATCTGTCCCGTGCTGCTCGGTTGCGCGACGCGCGAGAACGGCGTGCTGCGGCTGATGAAGGCGCTGCGTCATGAAGCGCCGGGTGTCGCCACGACGGCGGCACGGCTGGGCATTGCGGACGAGAAGGCCGCGCTGGCCTATGTGATGAAGACGACGCATCTTCAGCACGGCGGCAAACTCTCGCTGACACGCGTTCTGCGCGGACAGATCGCCGATGGCGACACGGTGCAGTCATTGGGCGGCGCGGGGCGGGTATCCGGGATCGTTGCCCCGAGTCTTGGCGCGGACAGCAAACGCACGTCGGCCGCGGCCGGCGACACGGTTTCGCTCGGCAAGCTCGACGTGGTGAAAACCGGCGACACGCTGACGACCGCCAAGACCGCGCCCGCCGCGCTGGTCAACGTGATACCGACCGCGCCGGTGCTGGCGACGGCGCTTTCCGCGACGGACCGCAAGGACGATGTGAAACTCGGTCAGGCGCTGACCCGGCTCACTGAGGAAGATCCATCGCTCAGCGTCGTTCACAACGCGCTTACCCATGAAATGGTGTTATGGGGGCAGGGCGAGATGCATCTGCGTGTTGCGGTCGAGCGCTTGCAGGATCGCTTCGGCGTCAGCGTGAAACAGCACGCGCCGCCGGTGGGTTATCAGGAGACCATCCGCAAGACCATCACCCAGCGCGGCCGTCACAAGAAGCAGTCCGGCGGTCACGGCCAGTTCGGCGATGTGGTGCTGGACGTGAGGCCGCTGCCGCGCGGGGGCGGCGTGGTGTTCCGCGAAAAGATCGTCGGCGGCGCCGTGCCGAAGAATTACATCGGCGCGGTGGAGGAGGGTGTCGGCGACGGCATGATGCGGGGGCCGCTCGGCTTCCCGGTCATCGATGTGGAAGTGACGCTGACCGACGGCTCCTATCACAGCGTGGACTCGTCCGATCAGGCATTCCGTACCGCCGCCCGCATTGGTGTCACCGAAGCGTTGCCACAGTGTCTGCCGGTGCTGCTGGAGCCGATCCACGTGGTCGAGATTGTGTGTCCGAGCGACGCGACCGCGAAGATCAACTCCATTCTGTCCGGGCGTCGCGGCCAGATTCTCGGCTTCGATACCCGCGACGGCTGGTCCGGCTGGGATCTGGTGCGGGCGATGATGCCGGAGGCCGAGATCGGCGACCTGATTGTGGAGGTGCGTTCGGCCACGGCCGGCGCGGGCGCCTTCACCCGGCAGTTCGATCACATGTCGGAGGTGACCGGCCGCGCCGCCGACCAGATCATCGCCGCTCATCGCGCGGCGGCGTAA
- a CDS encoding pyridoxal phosphate-dependent aminotransferase, with protein sequence MPFLSAALDRVKPSATIAVTDKARQLKAAGRNVIGLGAGEPDFDTPANIKLAAIHAIEAGKTKYTAVDGIPELKEAIIAKFQRENGLTYKPNQITVGTGGKQVLYNALMATLNPGDEVIIPAPYWVSYPEMVALAGGESVPVVCTAEFGFKLQPAALEAAITPKTKWIILNSPSNPTGAAYTRAELKALTDVLVRHPHVWIMTDDMYEHLVYDNFEFTTPAQVEPKLFDRTLTVNGVSKAYCMTGWRIGYAGGPQQLISAMATIQSQSTSNPSSIAQWAAVEALNGPQDFIPANNKVFKERRDLVVAMLNQATGISCPRPEGAFYVYPSCAGTIGKTAPSGKKLATDEDFVTELLETEGVAVVQGSAFGLGPAFRISYATKTSDLEEACKRIQRFCGNLR encoded by the coding sequence ATGCCGTTTCTGTCCGCTGCGCTTGACCGTGTGAAGCCGTCCGCGACCATCGCGGTCACGGATAAAGCACGTCAGCTCAAAGCCGCGGGCCGTAACGTCATCGGTCTCGGCGCAGGCGAGCCTGATTTCGATACACCGGCCAACATCAAGCTGGCGGCGATCCACGCCATCGAGGCCGGCAAGACCAAGTACACCGCGGTGGACGGCATTCCCGAGCTGAAGGAAGCGATCATTGCGAAGTTTCAGCGCGAGAACGGGCTCACCTACAAGCCGAACCAGATCACCGTCGGCACCGGCGGCAAGCAGGTGCTATACAACGCGCTGATGGCGACGCTGAATCCCGGCGACGAGGTCATCATTCCCGCGCCGTACTGGGTGAGCTATCCGGAAATGGTCGCGCTGGCCGGCGGCGAAAGCGTGCCGGTGGTCTGCACCGCGGAGTTCGGCTTCAAGCTGCAGCCCGCCGCCCTGGAAGCTGCGATCACGCCCAAGACGAAGTGGATCATTCTCAATTCGCCGTCGAACCCAACGGGCGCGGCGTATACGCGCGCAGAATTGAAGGCGCTTACCGACGTGCTGGTGAGGCACCCGCATGTCTGGATCATGACCGACGACATGTACGAACACCTCGTCTACGACAATTTCGAATTCACCACGCCGGCGCAGGTCGAACCCAAACTGTTCGACCGCACGCTGACTGTGAACGGCGTCTCGAAGGCCTACTGCATGACCGGATGGCGTATCGGCTATGCCGGCGGCCCGCAGCAGCTCATCTCGGCGATGGCGACCATCCAGTCGCAGTCGACGTCGAACCCGTCGTCGATCGCGCAATGGGCGGCGGTCGAGGCGCTCAACGGCCCGCAGGATTTCATTCCAGCGAACAACAAGGTGTTCAAGGAGCGCCGCGATCTCGTGGTCGCCATGCTTAACCAGGCCACCGGCATCTCGTGTCCGCGGCCGGAAGGCGCGTTCTATGTCTATCCGTCCTGCGCTGGCACCATCGGCAAGACCGCGCCGTCGGGCAAGAAGCTGGCGACCGACGAGGATTTCGTCACCGAGCTTCTGGAGACGGAAGGCGTTGCAGTGGTGCAGGGATCGGCATTTGGGCTCGGCCCGGCATTCCGGATTTCCTACGCCACGAAAACCTCGGATCTTGAGGAGGCCTGCAAGCGCATCCAGCGTTTTTGCGGAAATCTGCGCTAA
- a CDS encoding glutathione S-transferase family protein: protein MAATRKLFELCGSESDRVFSPYCWRTRMALAHKDIRAETIPWRFTEKAAIAPHRSDKVPVLIDGDTSVADSWAIANYLEDTYPDRPSLFGGAGGRAVGQMLNWWGDIAVVGGIFPMIVKDIYDHLRPADQAYFRETREKRLGKTMEQAAANRNVAVEEFRKSLMPMRLTLKTQPYLGGDAPNYADYIVFGGFQWARATSPFKLLKEDDPIYAWRERLLDAFGGMARNAPGYAV, encoded by the coding sequence ATGGCCGCCACGCGAAAGCTGTTTGAACTTTGCGGCAGCGAGTCGGATCGTGTGTTCAGTCCCTATTGCTGGCGCACGCGCATGGCGCTGGCGCACAAGGACATCAGGGCGGAAACGATTCCGTGGCGCTTCACCGAGAAGGCCGCGATCGCGCCACACCGCTCGGACAAGGTGCCGGTGTTGATCGATGGCGACACCTCCGTGGCGGACTCATGGGCCATCGCGAATTATCTCGAAGACACCTATCCCGACCGGCCGTCGCTGTTCGGCGGTGCGGGCGGCCGTGCGGTCGGGCAGATGCTGAACTGGTGGGGCGACATCGCGGTGGTCGGCGGGATATTCCCGATGATCGTGAAGGATATTTACGATCATCTGCGGCCGGCCGATCAGGCTTACTTTCGGGAAACGCGTGAGAAGCGTCTCGGCAAGACGATGGAGCAGGCGGCGGCCAATCGCAATGTGGCGGTCGAGGAATTTCGCAAGAGCCTGATGCCGATGCGGCTGACCCTGAAGACGCAGCCCTATCTCGGCGGTGATGCGCCGAACTATGCCGACTACATCGTGTTCGGCGGATTTCAGTGGGCGCGTGCCACGAGCCCGTTCAAGCTGCTGAAGGAAGACGATCCGATCTACGCCTGGCGCGAGCGGTTGCTCGATGCGTTTGGCGGCATGGCGCGGAATGCGCCGGGCTACGCGGTGTAA
- a CDS encoding SCO family protein yields MAALLLGLWAAPPVFAQSSTRSAAELMDAVMWNREPIGGPFRLQDQTGKTRTDADFHGQLMLVYFGFTYCPDICPTDLQAIGLAMDQLGNDAAKVQPLFVTLDPERDTVEHLAQYVPLFHPRLIGLTGNIKDVSQAADAYRVYYKRVATGDKPNDYTVDHSAFIYLVDRDGKYLGFFPPGTDAPRLVEMIRPHLIGKAEH; encoded by the coding sequence ATGGCCGCGCTGCTTCTCGGCCTGTGGGCCGCGCCTCCTGTCTTTGCGCAAAGCTCCACGCGATCCGCAGCGGAGCTTATGGACGCGGTGATGTGGAATCGCGAGCCCATCGGCGGACCATTCCGGCTGCAAGACCAGACCGGAAAGACCCGGACCGACGCGGACTTTCACGGCCAGCTGATGCTGGTCTATTTCGGTTTCACCTATTGCCCCGACATCTGCCCAACAGACCTGCAGGCCATCGGTCTCGCGATGGATCAACTCGGCAACGACGCTGCGAAGGTGCAGCCGCTGTTCGTCACGCTCGATCCCGAACGCGACACCGTCGAGCATCTCGCGCAATACGTTCCACTGTTTCATCCACGCCTGATCGGTCTCACAGGCAACATCAAGGATGTGTCACAGGCTGCGGACGCCTATCGCGTTTACTACAAGCGTGTCGCCACCGGCGACAAACCCAACGATTACACCGTGGATCATTCCGCCTTCATCTATCTGGTCGACCGCGACGGCAAATATCTCGGCTTCTTTCCGCCGGGCACGGATGCGCCAAGGCTGGTCGAGATGATCAGGCCGCATCTTATCGGCAAGGCTGAGCACTAG